From Felis catus isolate Fca126 chromosome B4, F.catus_Fca126_mat1.0, whole genome shotgun sequence:
TTCTACCACACAATGTTCTATTATTTCCACTACTTTTACTCCAGTCTATCATCAAGGCCAGACTTCTAAGGAACAGCAAAACTACATTGATGAGCTCTAGATGTCCCTCCTATAATGTGGAATCACAGTTCATGGTGACTAACACCAAGTCAATGAATTCTCTCCTATGCAGACTAACGTTCTGTGTTACTGGTCCCCCACTTGCCTACCAACCTCTACTCAAGATCTTCTTCCAGCTTCACCCCCAGATTCTCGCTGATACATGTTAACTGGGATACGTAGCACTGCTTGCACTCCCACTTTAATTTCTGGGAGATGTAACCTTAATTATCAGTGATTTGGCTGAAGTTAGGCCGAGGGCCCCAACTTAAAAGGCAGCGAGGCCAGCGGCAGGGGCACTGAAGTACAGAGGGTAAACAGTTGATTTCTGAAGGAAACTGCACTCAGAGAAATCTGAGAAGGCCCAAAATGTTTGTCTAATACAATATTTCTTTCAAGGCAATAAGGTCTTCAAGGTTATATGTGTGCCAACCAGCTTTTACTTTTCCCCTGTGATGTATGGATCTCTATTATTAACTAAAAACAACCAGTCCTTTTTATATGAAAAGGATCTTAGCTGTATAACTTAATTTGTGCTAACTACCCTTCTTATATGGAATACATGAAAGGCAGAATTTTTCATTATCAGACCAAATACAAACAATACTTACAGGCAGAGAATTCAACTTCTTAAGGTCtaaattataagtgaaataagtagtATGAGCAATAAGTAATACGAAGATGTAAACGATACCAAGAACTCACTGAGTTACTGGAAaggcactttaaaaattaaattcatgcaTTTCTACCAAATTGATGAACTATAACTacatatttctttcaaagaaataaatataataaaagtaaactGAGGCCTGTGGAGGTAGTTTAATAAAATCATTAAGCAGTTATACAAGCAAACTATACAGCAATGCCTTGGTAAGTTATAGCGAGTGCCATTTTCTGTAATAAGGAAAAGGCTGGGTGTGAAGCATGAGTGTACAAGACACAAACAACCAAACGGcaagctatatatatatttgaaaacacaGCTGTGGTTTATGTTCAGTCAGTTCATATCTCTaagagaactatttttttaatgcatacaaAGGGCAAATTTCATTATcatgtgaatatttaaaactCTCTGATATAATAAATCCCCTAGGATTACATGTCTGCTAAACAGATTTCCGTCTCTTTCCAAATACATTATTGATCAGTTTAGCCATTGATTTAGATCCACTgggtcttctcttttctttgagtTTGAAGTTTGTCAGGATGTCCTTGATAATTCTGATAAACATCATCTCTACCTCCAGACACTGCTCTGCTGCAGATAATTCACAGAATTGGCAGCGGTTATCCAATGCCAGCTTTTGCCCTTCTTCCCAGCCAACCTCTCGCACGTGACAGAGATCTTGCTTGTTACCAACCAGAAGCACCGCTGATTCCACAGCTCTGAAATGCAGAACACAACTTTGGCAAAATTATTTTAcgtctctttttttttgcattagtaggtttatataaaaatgaattaaggacaaaaaaattattgtgtgtgtatatgtgcttCTTATGGTCATATGTAAGTGTACGACACAAATCCccaattatttacaaaaattatagGATGTGGTATGTGACACAGAAGTAACAAGACTATTAAAGCATAGGATTTGCATTGATACAAACCTATTCTTGAATATTGGCTCTGTTTACCAACAAGGCATGATTATTAATTTTCCAAGTTCCATTATCCTATATGTAAAACAATCGTGAAATAGCACGTGTTACACAGAATTCTCATGGAGATTTAATTAAATGATGTACATAAAAATACCTAGCACAGTCAGCAAAAGATGCTTACcaagtattatttttcatttccttatcaaTTGAAAGAGAAGGACTAACTAATATGTTTTTACTGAATAGCTACTATAATTGAACAATTTAGATATAATTTTCCTAGGGAAAAATATTACTCAATACTCATTGctgtttgttctttgttattATCCATTATACCATAGTCTAGAGATAAATGTTATAATCTCATGACCTTGTgcaatttttctatttatttaagaaatatgtttccagagctcctgggtgtctcagtcggttaagcatccagctcttgatttcggctcaggtcatgatctcaccgtttgtgggagTGAGTCCCGCaccgggctctatactgacagcacagagcctgcttagtattctctttttccctctctccttgcctcgccctccctgtctctcaatataagtatttttttaaagaaaaacatttctttgttaAGATAATGTCTTCAACAAATATCAATAATTTTTCCTCGGTTACAGAGACAAATTTCTAAAACACGGTTTCATTTGAAAGATAGAGTAAGACAACTAGTCCCTATAAATGCCATGGAACTCTGCCAAGTTATCTACTAtagggaagaaatgaataaatgcagtCTTCAACCCTATCTATAAAGATACTGCCTTTAGATTCTGCTAAAAGTCAGTTTCATCTGCATGATGGTGTGTGTGAGTGGTGAGGGGAAAAGCACTGTGTCTGTTAGACTTTTCAgggtattaatatttttttctataaaattcagaaaagtatTGTAAAGGATTAATGGGGAAGGATAAGTGAAATATTTTGAAGGGTGACTCATAATCAGatgtaattttataaaacaataacataTTTTGCTATCCTAGACTATCTACAGATTGAGAAGTGGAAATACGCTAAAAATTACTTAGTACATTAAGAAGATTGCCTGAAAAATGTCAAGTATAggtgctttcatttttatgttttgactATGCTTAAGTGATTCTTTTGATTTGGAAGAATAGTGAaggaattttattattatccCTTACCTAAGTCATGCTGCTTAAATATGAGGCATTTAATGCTTAAAACAATGAagttcaaaacaaaaatctgtaatATGAGAGGAAATCAGAGCTGCAAGTTACCTCGGTAAAATCAAATCCTTTTCTCCTACCATGTTTCTATCAGTTTTATAAGCAGAAAAATGAGGTCTAGAGATTAAAGTGGTTTACCTAAGGTCAATCAGATATAAACAAGAATTTACATCAGTTGACTTCAGGGAAACAACCTTTATCAATCATCATCCCATGGTTTCTTGATAGTGGGcatttaaaatagatataaaaacacatataCCAATTTTCAGTAATAATATTGTGCTTCTTGCTTCCCAGATTAAAGTGTTATTTTGGATTCTAAGGGCAAATCTTATCATGAGCACAAAGAATCCTTTATATCAGcatgtcaaataaaaataaatattttaaatgggagaggctcaaacaaaaaaataaagaaaacggGAAATTCATATGTGTAAATGTATATCTACTAATACAAGAATGGTTTAAGGCAGGTATGCCTTCCCTCATAGTTTCTTTGTGTCAAGACAATTAACAATGGGTAAtcattgatcagttctttattttaggaggtgaaacagagaaaaatgtattctcaTACTTAGAATTCGTAATGGTTTGATTATTCACTCTATTTTGCTTTGATAGATTGAACAACCCAACGACAAGGAATTGGATGCCAAATGTAACAAATTTGGATTTATTTAATATCCTTAACATTTTTgtgggaatgaaaagaaaaggttgAAAAGTGAACTATCTTGTGTACAGAGAACCATTTTGCAAGTGAGTGTCATGTTAACAATAGAAGCTGTCTTGTAAAATAGCCATTTACTCAGAGCAAGTAACTGTTTATGTCAGCCAGGATATAAAGTATTCTCATCTTATTCCTTTTACTACATGTGTAACTCCTGTGGAATGGAAGGTGAATTGTTCAGGGCTGTTAAATTTTGTAATTGGAAGGCTGTATTAAGCTCTTCCTAATGATGCTTATAGCTATGATGATTTACTAAAAGGAAAGGCAAGAGGAATGGAGAATATCTTACCTTTTACAATGACTAGTTTGTGGCTCCCGAATTCTGTAGACCAGTGCTTTTGCAAAAGCAAATGAGGACCTGTCACTGATGTCATACACAATAACAAACCCATCTGCCCAATGCAGTTCACTTGTGAGggaaaattttgctttctttggctGAAAATAAATCAAGCAAATTGAAACTGGTGGGATATTCCACCTGTATTTGACACTTCAGACAATTAATTAATGGTAACCCATTTTATCAAAAAATAGATATTGgagtttataataaaaataatctcttaaaattttaattaaaattgagaaCACATTTCAGTTTTAAGACTGGCAACTTTACATTTACTCTTACCCAATCTTCTTCAAAtcatgattgaaaaaaaataaaataaaataatactttgtttTACTTACTTGAGAACAAGGGTCATATATTTCCAGGTTCAGTTGCTTCCCTTCCAAATACAAATGCTTACTATAGATAGATTctgcaaaatatacatatattcagtGTCATTATGGAAATactctagaattaaaaaaaataacttcatatttGTATTACAGTCTTGCAAATTCAACTGGTCAGATTTTAGTGGAATAGAACAGTggcttttttttaactgttagtGATCAAATACATGCATGTTATATTTgctcatacatatatgtatttcttacaaataaatttttcCACCATATCTATTCAACTACATGCTTTTGTGCTTATCTACTTATCTTCCATCTTACAACTATGGACGAATTATCTGTGTTTCCAAGGCCAATCCATTCATCATGAACTAGTTACCATTTCCTCTGATCTACTGAAAGACATAACCACACCAATTCCACCTCTCTCTTCTGCATCATAAACTGTTCCTCTCTACTATATCATTATTAACCGCTGAATTTCTCCTAACTTAACAATCCTTTAGAACCCCCAATCTCTTCAACTATTGCCACATTGCTCTCCTAGCCTTTTAGTAAGTATCTACACCTCTGTGTCCAATTTCTGTCTCCATCCAGCTCTTTGAATCATTCCAATCAGGCTTTAGTTCCAAGAACTTAAATAAACCTGTTTTTATCAAGGTTATGGTTTTAGATTCAATGGATAATTCTGTCTTGAGCTTATGTGTCCTAGTAGAATTAATAGAGCTGATCGCTGCTCCctccttatgtttttttctttattctttgttgcTCCGTAttaatctttttcatttgtcATCTTCCacaattttctgtttcattaaattATATACCCATAACTCCAATTTATCAGGTTAAAAGCCTTAAGTCATCCCTGatcctttgtttcttttaccTCCCATATTTATCCtattaaaaattccttttaggggcacctgggtggctcaatcggtaaagcggccgacttcggctcaggtcatgatctcgc
This genomic window contains:
- the RERGL gene encoding ras-related and estrogen-regulated growth inhibitor-like protein isoform X2, with the protein product MNRISLTVRFLTKRFIGEYASNFESIYSKHLYLEGKQLNLEIYDPCSQPKKAKFSLTSELHWADGFVIVYDISDRSSFAFAKALVYRIREPQTSHCKRAVESAVLLVGNKQDLCHVREVGWEEGQKLALDNRCQFCELSAAEQCLEVEMMFIRIIKDILTNFKLKEKRRPSGSKSMAKLINNVFGKRRKSV
- the RERGL gene encoding ras-related and estrogen-regulated growth inhibitor-like protein isoform X3, with the translated sequence MNDVKLAVLGGEGTGKSESIYSKHLYLEGKQLNLEIYDPCSQPKKAKFSLTSELHWADGFVIVYDISDRSSFAFAKALVYRIREPQTSHCKRAVESAVLLVGNKQDLCHVREVGWEEGQKLALDNRCQFCELSAAEQCLEVEMMFIRIIKDILTNFKLKEKRRPSGSKSMAKLINNVFGKRRKSV
- the RERGL gene encoding ras-related and estrogen-regulated growth inhibitor-like protein isoform X1, which produces MNDVKLAVLGGEGTGKSALTVRFLTKRFIGEYASNFESIYSKHLYLEGKQLNLEIYDPCSQPKKAKFSLTSELHWADGFVIVYDISDRSSFAFAKALVYRIREPQTSHCKRAVESAVLLVGNKQDLCHVREVGWEEGQKLALDNRCQFCELSAAEQCLEVEMMFIRIIKDILTNFKLKEKRRPSGSKSMAKLINNVFGKRRKSV